The following are encoded together in the Bacteroidales bacterium genome:
- a CDS encoding class I SAM-dependent methyltransferase — MEFKNIYEDTKRAEEYAKLEFPGTYYLAYRDLSKIILKHVKGYKAIDFGCGTGRSTRFIKEIGFNTTGIDNSEKMTEHAKKNDPTGAYILIKDSNFEQFEKNHFDLILSVFTFDNIPGIKNRLNYLNNFRNLINQDGRVILLDSTPEIYYNEWSSFTTKDFPENKNAKSGEKVKIIMKDVNDNRPVDDIIWFNEDYLDLFYRSKLKLIKSYKPLGKEGEPYKWINEKDTAPWIIYVLKK; from the coding sequence ATGGAATTTAAAAACATTTATGAAGATACTAAGCGTGCCGAAGAATATGCCAAACTTGAATTTCCCGGAACGTATTATTTAGCATACAGAGATTTATCCAAAATTATCTTAAAACATGTTAAAGGATATAAAGCTATTGATTTTGGTTGCGGAACTGGAAGATCTACGCGATTTATAAAAGAAATCGGGTTTAATACAACAGGTATTGACAATTCTGAAAAAATGACAGAACATGCCAAAAAAAATGATCCGACGGGTGCATATATTCTTATTAAAGATAGTAATTTTGAACAATTTGAAAAGAATCATTTTGATTTGATATTGTCTGTTTTTACATTTGATAATATTCCGGGCATTAAAAACAGATTAAATTATTTAAATAATTTTAGAAATTTAATAAATCAAGACGGCAGGGTTATTCTTCTTGATTCAACTCCCGAAATATATTATAATGAATGGTCATCTTTTACTACAAAAGATTTTCCTGAAAACAAAAATGCTAAAAGCGGTGAAAAAGTTAAAATCATAATGAAAGATGTTAATGATAACAGACCGGTAGATGATATTATTTGGTTCAATGAAGATTATTTGGATTTGTTTTACAGAAGCAAACTAAAACTAATTAAATCATATAAACCACTTGGTAAAGAAGGAGAACCTTATAAATGGATTAATGAGAAAGACACAGCTCCTTGGATAATTTATGTGTTAAAGAAATAG
- a CDS encoding DEAD/DEAH box helicase translates to MLTFQEMGINPLILKAISELGFEKPTEIQEKTIPHLLKEKNDLVALAQTGTGKTAAFGLPILEQINLESKLTQALILSPTRELCIQISNDIKTYSKYIPNLKTATIYGGASAEKQIGDLNKGCQIVVGTPGRVLDLIKRKKLKVGHIEYLVLDEADEMLDMGFKDELDAILEGTPESRQTLLFSATMPKEIMKIANKYMSNAEEISIGEKNIGAENVNHNYYLAKARDRYKVLKRIIDSHPKIYSIVFCRTRRDTKEVADKLIENGYNAEALHGDLSQAQRDYVMNRFRTKHMQILVATDVAARGLDVNDLTHIINYNIPDEPKIYIHRSGRTGRAGKTGTSLSLIHSRELFRLREIEKTLGKKITRKQVPSGKEICEKQLFNLIEKVEKIEVEQTQIEPFKDLIYKKLNWLSREELIDHFVSVEFNRFLSYYKNAPDLNINEDQEKYEKGTKKSNRRDKNNYSRFFINLGSKKKLSPTKLIGLINEKTRMRDIEVGKIDIMKTFSFFEVVNTYEKEILEAFAGCKYKGMNVVVELSKEKPKQQTQRSYKNKNFQNRSKKGKRRN, encoded by the coding sequence ATGCTGACATTTCAAGAAATGGGTATCAACCCTTTAATTCTCAAGGCTATAAGCGAACTTGGCTTTGAAAAACCAACAGAGATACAAGAAAAAACCATACCTCACCTATTAAAAGAAAAGAACGATTTAGTTGCTCTTGCGCAAACAGGAACCGGCAAAACAGCTGCATTTGGGTTGCCGATATTAGAGCAAATTAATTTAGAGTCAAAATTAACACAGGCACTAATTTTATCCCCTACTCGTGAATTATGTATTCAAATAAGTAATGATATAAAAACATATTCAAAATATATCCCTAATCTTAAGACAGCAACAATTTACGGAGGTGCAAGTGCCGAGAAACAAATCGGCGATTTGAATAAAGGTTGCCAAATCGTTGTGGGAACACCCGGCAGAGTATTAGATTTGATCAAAAGAAAAAAACTAAAGGTGGGCCATATTGAATATCTCGTTTTGGATGAAGCAGATGAAATGTTAGACATGGGTTTTAAGGATGAATTGGATGCAATTTTAGAGGGAACACCTGAAAGCAGGCAAACATTATTATTTTCTGCTACAATGCCGAAAGAAATAATGAAAATAGCAAATAAATACATGTCGAATGCTGAGGAAATTTCAATAGGTGAAAAAAATATCGGAGCAGAAAATGTAAACCATAACTATTATTTGGCTAAAGCAAGGGACAGATATAAAGTATTGAAACGAATTATTGATTCTCATCCGAAGATATACAGTATTGTTTTTTGCAGAACAAGAAGGGATACAAAAGAAGTCGCTGATAAATTAATTGAAAACGGCTATAATGCTGAAGCCTTGCACGGTGATCTGTCTCAAGCTCAAAGAGATTATGTTATGAATCGATTCAGAACAAAGCATATGCAAATTTTAGTTGCAACAGATGTTGCAGCAAGAGGTTTAGATGTAAATGATTTAACCCATATTATAAACTATAATATTCCCGATGAACCGAAAATATATATCCACAGAAGCGGAAGGACAGGCAGAGCCGGAAAAACAGGAACTTCCTTATCATTAATTCATTCTCGAGAATTATTCCGATTAAGGGAAATTGAAAAAACTTTAGGAAAGAAAATCACTCGAAAACAGGTTCCGAGCGGTAAGGAAATTTGTGAAAAACAATTATTCAATTTAATCGAAAAAGTTGAAAAAATTGAAGTTGAGCAAACACAAATTGAACCTTTTAAGGATTTGATCTATAAAAAGTTAAATTGGTTAAGCAGAGAGGAATTGATTGATCATTTCGTTTCTGTTGAATTCAACAGGTTTTTATCATATTATAAAAATGCTCCTGATTTGAATATAAATGAAGATCAGGAAAAATACGAAAAAGGAACAAAAAAATCTAACAGAAGAGATAAAAATAATTATTCAAGATTTTTTATTAATTTAGGTTCCAAAAAGAAACTCTCGCCTACAAAACTTATAGGGCTTATTAACGAAAAAACAAGAATGCGTGATATCGAAGTCGGTAAAATTGATATTATGAAAACCTTCTCATTTTTTGAAGTCGTAAATACTTACGAAAAAGAAATTTTAGAAGCTTTTGCCGGTTGTAAATATAAGGGAATGAATGTTGTTGTTGAGCTGTCAAAAGAAAAACCTAAACAGCAAACACAAAGATCTTACAAAAACAAAAATTTTCAAAACAGATCAAAAAAAGGAAAAAGACGAAATTAA
- a CDS encoding DUF1987 domain-containing protein, translated as MEILSYESKELLPGILLNKQSGIFQIYGQSCPENAFEFYEPIFNWFDKYAENPLKSTTMDFKMTYFNTASTKFLLMLMNKLEGLSDSGKDIKIRWFYTDGNEDLREAGEEFMNIIDLKFECIPVENETDKFETDIFDFAGDIL; from the coding sequence GTGGAAATATTATCATATGAATCAAAAGAATTATTACCGGGTATATTATTAAATAAACAATCCGGGATATTTCAAATTTACGGACAATCTTGTCCCGAAAATGCGTTCGAATTTTATGAGCCGATATTTAATTGGTTTGATAAATATGCTGAAAATCCTTTGAAAAGCACAACTATGGATTTTAAGATGACTTATTTTAATACTGCATCTACAAAATTTCTTTTAATGCTAATGAATAAATTGGAGGGTTTATCAGATTCAGGTAAAGATATTAAAATAAGATGGTTTTATACAGATGGTAATGAAGATCTGAGAGAAGCAGGTGAAGAATTTATGAATATCATTGATCTTAAGTTTGAGTGTATTCCGGTTGAAAACGAAACAGATAAATTTGAAACGGATATTTTTGACTTTGCGGGTGATATCTTGTAA
- a CDS encoding prolipoprotein diacylglyceryl transferase, giving the protein MYPRLSDFLREVLGIDVELPIQSYGLFVALAFLTGIWVLIKEMKRKERQGLLIPSEKKVLVGAPAKSRELIISGLIGFIIGYKLLDIILRYSAFVDDPQGFILSAGGSFIGGLIGAGISVFFTWREKHKKKLDKPIWETKQVFPHELAGNLLVIAGVAGLLGAKIFHNLENWDELVADPWGSLITFSGLSFLGGLLLGGAAIIWYAKKKNISAIHLADAAAIVMPLGYAIGRIGCQVSGDGCWGIENPDPMPEWLSFLPEWIWAYNYPHNIINEGVLIPGCTWDNCHVLEIPVFPTPFYETTMMFIVFVILFSIRKRIKIPGMLFVIYFFLAGIERFLIEKIRINNIYKIGNLEVTQAEIISSFMILVGIVAFILLLKNKDKMIAKFGNSAIKPKKEDA; this is encoded by the coding sequence ATGTATCCGAGATTAAGTGATTTTCTTAGAGAAGTTTTAGGTATTGATGTAGAACTCCCGATTCAATCATACGGCTTATTTGTAGCATTGGCATTTTTAACAGGGATTTGGGTTCTTATTAAAGAAATGAAACGTAAAGAAAGACAAGGTTTATTAATTCCTTCAGAAAAAAAAGTTTTAGTAGGAGCACCTGCAAAATCCCGTGAACTGATTATATCCGGACTGATCGGTTTTATAATCGGATATAAATTATTAGATATTATTTTACGATATTCCGCATTTGTTGACGATCCGCAAGGATTTATTTTGTCTGCCGGCGGTAGTTTTATCGGTGGTTTGATTGGTGCCGGAATTTCAGTATTCTTTACATGGCGAGAAAAACATAAAAAGAAATTAGATAAACCTATATGGGAAACAAAACAAGTTTTTCCGCATGAACTCGCAGGTAATCTCTTGGTAATTGCCGGTGTGGCAGGATTACTCGGAGCAAAAATCTTCCATAATCTTGAGAATTGGGATGAGTTAGTTGCTGATCCTTGGGGTTCTTTAATAACATTCAGCGGTTTATCATTTCTTGGCGGTCTTCTTTTGGGCGGAGCAGCCATTATTTGGTATGCCAAAAAGAAAAATATCAGTGCGATACATTTGGCAGATGCTGCTGCTATAGTTATGCCTTTGGGTTATGCAATAGGAAGGATAGGTTGTCAAGTTTCCGGCGACGGATGTTGGGGAATTGAGAATCCCGATCCCATGCCTGAATGGCTCTCATTTCTTCCCGAATGGATTTGGGCATATAATTACCCTCACAATATTATTAATGAAGGTGTATTAATACCCGGATGTACTTGGGATAACTGTCATGTATTAGAAATTCCGGTTTTCCCGACACCTTTTTATGAAACAACAATGATGTTTATTGTTTTCGTGATATTATTCAGTATCAGAAAACGAATTAAAATCCCCGGAATGTTATTCGTAATTTATTTCTTTCTTGCCGGTATTGAACGATTTTTAATAGAAAAAATAAGAATCAATAATATCTATAAAATTGGAAATCTTGAGGTAACACAAGCAGAAATAATTTCATCTTTCATGATATTAGTCGGAATTGTTGCTTTTATTCTGTTGCTGAAAAATAAAGATAAAATGATTGCTAAATTCGGTAATTCTGCAATTAAACCAAAAAAGGAAGATGCCTAA
- a CDS encoding inositol monophosphatase, which produces MPNYQQICNQVTELSKKAGSFIKKEKGKINSDNIETKSLHSYVTYVDKKAEKIIVDGLKKILPDAGFITEEETETVKSDKYNWIVDPLDGTTNFIHGLEPFSVSIALEEAGKIVIGVVYEVGKDECFYAYKDSPAYLNGKEIKVSTNKTLADSLIATGFPYYDYDKNSAILNSLEYFMKNTQGIRRFGSAATDLAYVACGRFDAFYEYSLNVWDVAAGTFIVQQAGGKVSDFKKGDNYLFGKEMVAANNLVYEEFADVIQKFLG; this is translated from the coding sequence ATGCCTAATTATCAGCAAATATGCAATCAAGTAACCGAACTTTCAAAAAAAGCCGGAAGTTTTATCAAAAAAGAAAAAGGGAAAATCAATTCAGATAATATTGAAACCAAAAGCCTTCACAGCTATGTTACTTATGTTGATAAAAAAGCTGAAAAGATTATTGTTGACGGTCTAAAAAAAATTCTGCCCGATGCCGGCTTCATTACCGAAGAAGAAACTGAAACTGTTAAATCAGATAAATATAATTGGATTGTTGATCCGCTTGACGGTACCACAAACTTCATTCACGGATTAGAACCTTTTTCCGTAAGTATTGCTTTGGAAGAAGCCGGAAAAATTGTAATTGGTGTGGTATATGAAGTTGGTAAAGACGAATGTTTTTATGCTTATAAAGATTCCCCTGCATACCTTAACGGAAAAGAGATCAAAGTATCGACTAATAAAACTCTTGCCGATTCATTAATAGCAACAGGCTTTCCGTATTACGATTACGATAAAAATTCTGCAATCTTAAACAGCTTGGAATATTTCATGAAGAACACACAAGGAATCAGACGATTCGGTTCAGCAGCAACAGATTTAGCTTATGTAGCATGCGGACGATTTGATGCTTTCTATGAATACAGCCTAAATGTGTGGGATGTAGCAGCAGGAACTTTCATTGTTCAACAAGCAGGCGGAAAAGTTTCTGATTTTAAAAAAGGAGATAATTATCTTTTCGGGAAAGAAATGGTAGCTGCAAATAATCTTGTTTATGAAGAATTTGCTGATGTTATTCAGAAATTTTTAGGATAA
- the cas9 gene encoding type II CRISPR RNA-guided endonuclease Cas9 (Cas9, originally named Csn1, is the large, multifunctional signature protein of type II CRISPR/Cas systems. It is well known even to general audiences because its RNA-guided endonuclease activity has made it a popular tool for custom editing of eukaryotic genomes.), with the protein MAKILGLDLGTNSIGWAVVDDKNEEILGTGIRIFPEGVVAKTIGTGDREVSKNAARRESRQSRRGFYRHRLRRIKLLEALIEFKMCPLTVEELKQWKKYDKKKGQAGKTFPNSPEFISWLKLNPYQLRAKALNEDISLFELGRIFYHLIQRRGFLSNRKGNEEGKIFSGKDNMTGINETENQIKDKTLGAYLNSVIPKENEPYKNITDESGKELRARGRYTLRDMYVDEFEKIWQRQSEKLGLTSIQKEVKKESIISGSINNKRNKHRIEKLTESKGKQNVKLAGNKLTVTEYISLKEYLAGEIYYDDEGNIKHKSQESVLFYQRPLRSQKGLLAKCSFEGRKFYDKKNKRWRTAGPTPCPLSHPEFEEFRALQFINNIEYGAKKRLDEHQRQMLYDLFNKKDAGFDFKLIPKELKLTYETFNYADDFKAAGNYTNSKLSKLFKADIWEAHKEEIWHCFYFFDDNDKLIEKLKDDFDLSEKDEEKVGKIKLKDGYASVSLKAIRNITPFLKKGYKLSDAVLLGGVRNAFKTTNKENESYDRWKNFNSEHEKIEKDIIHINKDKKNKEGEAIKRIKEYLYENCGFEKDDKNFKKLYHHSQEIEQKKIQDKLDKIENLRNPIVQQGLNELRRVVNTLLKEHGKFDKIKVELGRNLKMGKKQRQETTFRIKENNTKNDEAREKLSEYGLAHSRENVQKYLLWKEIEDRSGTAKCPYTGKTINISDLLGKENKFQIEHIFPRSTSLDDSFGNKTLCEAKFNGLKGNKTPHQFYKENNDAKLWGGAKSWDDIKQRAFKLLPYRKAKRFTAEKVDEKADGFIERQLNDTRYMSKKAKEILSQICPKDDIRVMPGSVTSELRHLWGLNNILQPVEVLDFKGAKINIDKAEKHRVVFDEKGEVLGLYPINNVKPTLKLNEITISGYLNNKGEFSSKYISVKSKHEELTGDSFKGEYWKKLQLSTEPLHIEKMFTDKPEVADDEIVLRGKVAKKYFENDTIGKKIKTEFEDGYYWAKFKVKDIKFEKPVPKKQPKKKVGQILLYGNIEDAIFKSYIFECQTGEADGKYWAIIDLDFNNIEFSNTMNPKPETDDNTILIQGSVNENSLFSSDIDNEHNFETKLSQGKYWTIFEIEKEDAKLYPQINLEPELQEKQKIVEGTVWVDKYTGEIKFDPKKNRDDHRHHAIDAITIALTEQSYLQKLSTYNAQLDDKRRGKGDKPTFEKPWDNFYNDAKKAASEMLISHKANNKVLTKINKVIHKKGRKFTSKGYAAGGQLHKENVYGKRQAPSSEKPYYHIRKTVDSLKDNQVKKIVDERIKKIILKAREQEKIIKKEIEELNKLLKKAKTDFEESDIQKQIEQKQEDIKMLYTLPNKNGEPVPIRKVRIKENLGNMMQLKDKKVFAEKKGEETELNQYVNPRNNHHVAIYKNAEGELFEKVVTFWEAVERKKEGLSVIDKTPKDGSKFITSLEINDMFLLDINPVKVDFDNPNYALLSMFLYRVQKITSGVYTFTHHLESNINVDKYKFNPETEVFPKVLRKSKGSLNGIKVKIDILGRISKVD; encoded by the coding sequence ATGGCAAAAATACTCGGATTAGATCTCGGAACAAACTCAATTGGTTGGGCGGTTGTAGATGATAAAAATGAAGAAATACTCGGAACAGGAATTAGAATTTTTCCGGAAGGGGTAGTTGCAAAAACTATCGGAACCGGGGACAGAGAAGTTTCAAAAAATGCTGCACGCAGAGAGAGCAGACAATCTCGCAGAGGATTTTACAGACATCGTTTAAGAAGAATTAAACTGTTAGAAGCTCTTATTGAATTTAAAATGTGTCCTTTGACTGTTGAGGAATTAAAACAATGGAAAAAATATGATAAGAAAAAAGGACAAGCAGGTAAAACTTTCCCAAATTCACCTGAATTTATCAGTTGGCTGAAATTAAACCCTTACCAATTAAGAGCAAAAGCACTTAACGAAGATATCAGTCTGTTTGAATTAGGCAGAATTTTTTATCATCTTATACAAAGACGCGGTTTTTTAAGTAACAGAAAAGGTAATGAAGAAGGTAAAATATTTTCAGGTAAAGATAATATGACCGGTATTAATGAAACTGAAAACCAAATCAAAGATAAAACACTCGGTGCTTATTTGAATTCTGTTATTCCAAAAGAAAATGAACCGTATAAAAATATAACTGATGAAAGCGGAAAAGAACTGCGTGCCAGAGGCAGATATACATTGCGAGATATGTATGTTGATGAGTTTGAGAAGATTTGGCAAAGGCAATCAGAAAAACTCGGACTTACTTCTATACAAAAAGAAGTAAAAAAAGAAAGTATTATATCAGGTTCAATAAATAACAAACGAAACAAACACAGAATTGAAAAACTGACAGAAAGTAAAGGCAAACAAAATGTAAAGCTTGCAGGCAATAAACTTACAGTTACAGAATACATTTCGTTAAAAGAATATTTGGCAGGTGAAATATATTATGATGATGAAGGAAACATAAAACACAAAAGCCAAGAAAGTGTATTGTTTTATCAACGTCCGTTACGTTCGCAGAAAGGATTGCTTGCAAAATGCAGTTTTGAAGGACGAAAATTCTACGATAAGAAAAATAAACGTTGGCGAACTGCCGGACCAACTCCTTGCCCTTTGTCTCATCCTGAATTTGAGGAATTCAGAGCTTTGCAGTTTATTAATAATATAGAATACGGAGCTAAAAAAAGACTTGATGAACACCAAAGGCAAATGCTTTATGATTTATTCAATAAAAAAGATGCCGGCTTTGATTTTAAACTTATTCCCAAAGAGCTAAAACTCACTTATGAAACATTTAATTATGCTGATGATTTTAAAGCAGCCGGGAATTATACAAATTCAAAATTAAGCAAACTTTTTAAAGCTGATATTTGGGAAGCACACAAAGAAGAAATTTGGCATTGTTTCTATTTCTTTGATGACAATGATAAACTTATTGAAAAATTAAAAGATGATTTTGATTTATCCGAAAAAGATGAAGAAAAAGTCGGAAAAATAAAGTTAAAAGACGGATATGCAAGTGTTTCATTAAAAGCAATCAGAAATATTACACCTTTTTTGAAAAAAGGATATAAATTAAGTGATGCAGTTTTGCTTGGAGGTGTCAGAAATGCCTTTAAAACAACAAATAAAGAGAATGAATCGTATGACAGATGGAAGAATTTCAATAGTGAACACGAAAAAATTGAAAAAGACATAATTCATATAAATAAAGATAAGAAAAACAAAGAAGGAGAGGCAATAAAAAGAATTAAGGAGTATTTATATGAAAATTGCGGTTTTGAAAAGGATGATAAAAATTTTAAAAAACTTTATCATCACAGTCAAGAAATTGAGCAAAAAAAGATACAGGATAAACTTGATAAAATTGAAAATTTAAGAAATCCGATTGTTCAACAAGGATTAAATGAACTTCGCCGTGTAGTTAATACATTACTTAAAGAACACGGTAAATTTGATAAGATAAAAGTTGAACTTGGCAGAAACCTAAAAATGGGAAAGAAGCAACGCCAAGAAACAACGTTTAGAATTAAAGAGAATAATACAAAAAATGACGAAGCAAGAGAAAAACTTTCTGAATACGGTTTAGCACATTCAAGAGAAAATGTTCAAAAATATTTGCTGTGGAAAGAAATTGAAGACAGAAGCGGCACTGCAAAATGTCCTTATACCGGAAAAACAATTAATATAAGTGATTTGCTCGGCAAAGAAAACAAATTTCAAATAGAACATATTTTTCCTCGAAGCACATCACTTGACGACAGTTTTGGTAATAAAACCCTTTGCGAAGCAAAATTTAACGGTCTTAAAGGAAATAAAACACCACATCAATTTTATAAAGAAAACAATGATGCTAAACTTTGGGGCGGTGCAAAATCTTGGGATGATATAAAACAAAGAGCATTTAAACTTTTACCTTACAGAAAAGCAAAACGTTTCACAGCCGAAAAAGTTGATGAGAAAGCTGACGGTTTTATTGAAAGACAATTGAATGATACACGATATATGAGCAAAAAAGCAAAGGAAATACTTTCGCAAATTTGCCCGAAAGACGACATAAGAGTTATGCCGGGTAGTGTAACTTCTGAATTAAGACACCTTTGGGGTTTGAATAACATTCTGCAACCTGTTGAAGTATTGGATTTTAAAGGTGCAAAAATAAATATCGACAAAGCTGAAAAGCACCGGGTAGTTTTTGATGAAAAAGGAGAAGTTTTAGGTCTTTACCCAATAAATAACGTTAAACCAACTTTAAAATTGAACGAAATTACAATTTCAGGTTATCTTAATAATAAAGGTGAATTTTCTTCAAAATATATTTCAGTAAAATCAAAACATGAGGAATTAACAGGCGATAGTTTTAAAGGTGAGTATTGGAAAAAACTGCAATTATCAACTGAACCTTTGCATATTGAAAAAATGTTTACAGATAAACCTGAAGTTGCGGACGATGAAATTGTTTTAAGAGGAAAAGTTGCAAAGAAGTATTTTGAGAACGATACAATCGGAAAGAAAATAAAAACAGAATTTGAAGACGGTTATTATTGGGCAAAATTTAAAGTAAAGGATATTAAGTTTGAAAAACCTGTACCCAAAAAACAACCAAAGAAAAAAGTCGGACAAATTTTACTTTACGGAAATATTGAAGATGCAATTTTTAAGTCCTACATATTTGAATGTCAAACAGGAGAAGCAGACGGCAAATATTGGGCAATAATTGATTTGGATTTTAATAATATTGAATTTTCAAATACAATGAACCCAAAACCTGAAACCGATGATAATACAATTCTGATACAAGGAAGCGTAAACGAAAACAGTTTGTTCTCCTCTGATATTGACAATGAACATAATTTTGAAACAAAGCTGTCGCAAGGTAAATATTGGACAATATTTGAAATTGAAAAAGAAGATGCAAAACTATATCCTCAAATAAACCTTGAACCTGAATTGCAGGAAAAACAAAAAATTGTTGAAGGAACTGTTTGGGTTGATAAATATACCGGAGAAATTAAATTTGACCCGAAAAAGAACAGAGATGACCACAGACACCATGCAATAGATGCTATAACAATTGCACTTACAGAGCAATCTTACTTGCAAAAATTAAGCACATACAATGCACAATTAGATGATAAAAGAAGAGGCAAAGGCGACAAACCTACTTTTGAAAAACCTTGGGATAATTTTTATAATGATGCAAAAAAAGCAGCTTCCGAAATGCTTATTTCACATAAAGCAAATAATAAAGTCTTGACAAAAATCAATAAAGTAATTCATAAAAAAGGAAGAAAATTTACAAGTAAAGGCTATGCTGCCGGAGGGCAATTACATAAAGAAAATGTTTACGGAAAACGTCAAGCTCCGAGTAGTGAAAAGCCTTACTATCATATCCGGAAAACTGTTGACAGTTTAAAAGATAATCAAGTTAAGAAGATTGTTGACGAAAGAATTAAAAAAATAATTCTAAAAGCAAGAGAACAAGAAAAAATAATTAAAAAGGAAATTGAAGAATTAAATAAGTTGTTGAAAAAAGCAAAAACAGATTTTGAAGAAAGTGATATTCAAAAGCAAATAGAGCAAAAGCAAGAAGACATAAAGATGTTATACACTTTGCCAAATAAAAACGGAGAACCTGTGCCTATAAGAAAAGTACGAATAAAAGAAAATCTCGGAAACATGATGCAACTGAAAGATAAAAAAGTTTTTGCAGAGAAAAAAGGAGAAGAAACAGAACTTAACCAATATGTAAACCCGCGAAACAACCATCATGTTGCTATATACAAGAATGCAGAAGGAGAATTATTTGAAAAAGTTGTAACTTTTTGGGAAGCAGTTGAACGTAAAAAAGAAGGATTGTCGGTTATTGATAAAACACCAAAAGACGGCAGTAAATTTATCACTTCATTAGAGATTAATGATATGTTTTTGTTGGATATTAATCCTGTCAAGGTTGATTTTGATAATCCAAATTATGCTCTTTTGAGTATGTTTTTATATAGAGTTCAAAAAATTACATCTGGAGTTTATACTTTTACACATCATTTAGAAAGTAATATCAATGTTGATAAATATAAGTTTAATCCGGAAACAGAAGTGTTCCCAAAGGTTTTAAGAAAAAGTAAAGGGTCGTTAAATGGAATTAAAGTAAAAATAGATATTCTCGGACGAATATCAAAAGTTGATTAA
- the cas2 gene encoding CRISPR-associated endonuclease Cas2, with the protein MHQIRLNAYRIMWLFVFFDLPVTTKKGRRRATKFRKSLLDDGFTMMQYSVYVRHCASRENMNVHIKRVESAIPEKGHVNILPVTDKQYGNIINFWGKTEKPVKNAPRQLEIF; encoded by the coding sequence ATGCATCAAATCAGATTAAATGCCTATAGAATTATGTGGTTATTTGTATTTTTTGATTTACCGGTTACTACCAAAAAGGGAAGACGCAGAGCAACAAAATTTCGCAAATCTTTGTTGGATGACGGTTTTACAATGATGCAATATTCTGTTTACGTGCGACATTGTGCAAGCCGTGAAAACATGAATGTTCATATAAAACGTGTGGAAAGTGCCATACCCGAAAAAGGACATGTAAATATCTTGCCTGTAACTGATAAGCAATACGGAAATATCATTAATTTTTGGGGTAAAACTGAAAAACCGGTAAAAAATGCTCCGAGGCAATTGGAAATTTTTTAG